One Tachysurus vachellii isolate PV-2020 chromosome 18, HZAU_Pvac_v1, whole genome shotgun sequence DNA segment encodes these proteins:
- the LOC132860834 gene encoding RNA-binding protein with serine-rich domain 1, with product MAPSPTKRRERSEDKPRERGKDKAVVKEGAEKERGRDKNRKRRSNSTGSSSSSRSRSSSSSSSSSGSSSGSSSGSSSSSGSSRSGSSSSSRSSSSSGSSASPSPSRRRHDNRRRSRSKSKSQKRVDEKERKRRSPSPKPTKLHVGRLTRNVTKDHIQEIFSTYGKIKMIDMPSDRCHPNLSRGYAYVEYETSEDAQKALKHMDGGQIDGQEITATAVLTQRMRPAPRRLSPPRRMPPPPPMWRRTPPRMRRRSRSPRRRSPVRRRTRSRSPGRRRHRSRSSSNSSR from the exons GGCTCCATCACCTACCAAACGCAGGGAGCGTTCAGAAGATAAGCCCAGAGAAAGGGGCAAAGATAAAGCTGTGGTGAAGGAAGGTGCTGAGAAAGAGAGGGGTCGAGACAAGAACCGCAAGCGACGCAGTAACTCTACagggagcagcagcagcagcag GTCTAGGTCCAGTTCCAGCTCCAGCAGCAGCTCTGGTTCCAGTTCAGGTTCCTCGAGTGGCTCCAGCTCCTCTTCAGGCTCTAGTCGCTCTGGCTCATCCAGCTCATCACGATCCTCCAGCTCCTCTGGCTCTTCAGCATCACCCAGCCCGAGCCGACGTCGGCATGACAATCGCAGACGGTCGCGTTCAAA GTCTAAGTCTCAGAAGAGAGTTGATGAGAAAGAGCGGAAAAGGAGGAGCCCTAGCCCTAAGCCCACCAAGCTTCATGTTGGAAGACTGACTAGAAATGTCACCAAG GATCACATTCAAGAGATCTTCTCTACATATGGGAAGATCAAAATGATTGACATGCCATCAGATCGATGTCATCCAAACTTGTCAAGAGGCTATGCCTATGTAGAGTATGAAACTTCAGAGGATGCCCAGAAGGCCCTTAAACACATGGATGGAG GTCAAATAGATGGTCAAGAGATCACAGCGACAGCTGTCCTGACTCAGAGGATGCGACCAGCCCCACGCAGGCTGTCCCCTCCACGTCGGATGCCTCCTCCTCCACCCATGTGGCGCCGGACTCCGCCTCGTATGAGAAGGAG GTCTCGTTCTCCACGTCGCCGTTCCCCAGTAAGAAGACGGACTCGCTCCAGATCTCCGGGCCGTAGACGCCATCGCTCACGTTCCAGCTCCAACTCCTCACGATAG